CGAGCTCCCCGACGGGCGGGGTGTCGGCGGGGTGGCCGTCGCCGCCCGCGTCGGGCACGGCGTCGGCGGGCTCGTCCGCCACGGACACGTCTTCGACGTCACCGGCCACGGCATCGGCGGGCTCGTCGTCGCCGGTCTTCGTCACCCAGGCGGCGACGGCGGCCCGCAGCCGGTCGTCGCCGCTGACCTTGGCGGCGTCGGCCTCGGCGACGAGCCGGAAGCTGGCGGTGGCGGAGTCCTTGGCGCGGGGGCGCGCCGGGGATCCCTCGGAGGACCCGGTACCGGAACCGGAACCGGAACCGAGGCCGGAGCCGGAGTCCGGGGCATCGTCGGAGAGACCGGAGCCGGAGCCGGGACCGGAGTCCGCGCTGTCCTCGGGGGCGCCGGAGCCGGCACCCGCGGCCTCCCGGGCCCGCCCGGGGGCCAGATCGCCCTCCACGCGCGCCTCAGCGGCCTCAGAGCGTCCGGAGCCACCCGAGCCCTCACGGCCGCCACGAGAGCCGCCCAGAGCCCCCTCAGAGCCCTTCCCGGCCCGGGCACCGGGCACGGAGGCCGCACCGCGGGGTGCGGGCCCGCCGTCATCGCCCTCCGGCCGGGCCGGACCCGACGTACCCGAGCCACCGCCATCGGGGGCAATGTCGCCAATCCGGAACGCGGCGGTCGCGGAGTCTCCCGGGGCGCCCGAGGCGCCGGGGGCCGAGCGGGGCTTGCCGGCCGTCGCGGCGCCATCACCGGCCGCGCCCGCGGCCTCCGGCCCGGACGCGTACCGCGCAGCGGAATCGCCGGCAGCCGTCGTCGGGCCGGCACCGGTCTTCGGCCGGGAGGGGCCCGGCGCGGCGGCACCTTCGGGCGCGCCCGGCGCCGTGCCGCGCCGCGCCGCGGGCGCGTCCGCGGCCTTCAGCAGGGATGCGGACCGTTCGTCGGAACCGTCCGCCCCGGCCCGATCGCCCCCGGGCTTGGACCGCGGTGCCGGTGCCGCACCGGCATCCGCCGGCTTGGGCGCGCCCGTGCCCTTCGCGCTGGTGCCGCCTCCCGAGCCAGGCGTGTCCTCGGGCTTCGGCCGGGACGGCGACCACGCGCCCGGACCGTCCGCGTCAGCCGGAGATCCGGCGTCAGCCGCGTCGCCCTCGGGCTTCGGCTGAGGCGCAGCCCCGGCGGCCGGCGCCTTGGGCGCCGCGGCGCCCTTCGTGCTCGCGCCGCCTCGTGGGCCAGTCGTGGTGCTGGGCTCCGGGCGGGGCGTGGCCTTCGCGCCGGGGTCGTCCGTGCCTGCCGGCGACCCGGCGGCGGCCGCAGCCGCCGGCGGCTTGGGCGCGGCAGGGTCCTTCACGGCGGCATCGCCGTCGGGCGCCGTCGGACCGGCGTCGGTCGGTTCGGCGGGCTTCGGGGCAGCGAGCTTCGGGGCAGGCGCCGCAGCGGGGCGCTTGGCCGGGGGTTCGGCGCCCGGGGTCCGCTCGGGCGACTTGCCGCTCTTCGGTGCCGGCCCGCTCTTCGGCTTGGGCGCGGCCTTCGGCTTCGGGCCGGGCGCCGTCTTCTCCCCGGCGCCTTCCGGCTCCGGCGACCGACCGGACGTCTTGCCGTCGTCGCTCACGGGCTTCTCCGCCCCGCCGTCAGCTCCAGCGGGCGTTTTGTCCGCCTTCGGGTGGGAGCCGTTCCGTACCGCCGAGCCCTCGGCGCTCGCCGACTCCGCCGCCTCGCCGCCGCCCGCCGTGCGCTTCGCGCTCGCCGCGGGCTTGGGTTTCGGCTCGGACGACGACCCCGACCCCGACCCCGCTTCCGCGGCCGGCGCCTTGCCGTCCTCGTCCGCCGGCTTCGCCGCCGCCGCGCTCTTCGGCTTCGCGCCGGAACCCTCGCCGCGTGCCGGCGCCTTGCCGCGTGCCGGCGCCTTGCCGTTGCTGCTCGCGGGCTTCGGTCGCGACTTCGCCTTCCCGGACCCGGACTCCGGCTCGGCGCCGGAACCGGGCTCGCCGCCCGCCGCGGCCGCGTCGTCATCGGCCGCCGCCCCGGGGGCAGTTCGCTCCTCGCCGCCCTGCGTGGGAACCGCCGCAGAGGCGGGGGCGTTGTCAGTGGAGGACGTGAACGCCAGACGTGGGTCACGTCCGCCGTCCGGATCGCGAGGTTCGCGTTCGTCCACGGTCGCCGACCCCGACGGTTGCTGCTCCTCGGGCCTCCCGGGGGACTCGACCGCCACCGACTTCCTCCTCCTGCGTCACAACCGCACAACCGCGTCAACCATGGCGTGGCCACCCACCCTAAGGGGACGCAGCCGTCTCTCGCCCGCATCTGAGAGACGAGAACGACATACCTACAGGTTCCCGATCAAACCGCCCACGCACTCTCGACAGACCAATGTGAGAGGCGTCACCCTGTCATTCATCCACGCGGGGAGGCATGGATGGGCAGGAGCCGCAGAACACTTCCGGAGGAGCTTCTGCTGCTGGCACTGGACCCGGCCACGGGTACCACTGCGCAGCCGCAGTCGCTCGACCTCGGCCTGGCAGGAGCACAGCTCGTCGAGCTCGCTCTGGCCGGGCGAATAGCCCCGGACGGGGATCGTATCGCCGTGATACTTCCGCGTCCGACCGGGGACCCCACTTTGGACACAGCGCTCGAGTTGCTGCGTCGCCGGGGCAGTCCCGTGCGCGCGGTGAACTGGATAGGCGGGCCACGTCTGGGGTTGCGCCAGACGTATCTCGCTCATCTGGAGCGCTGCGGCATGGTGCATGCCGTGGAGAGCCAAATGTGCGGGGTACTCCCGACCACTCGATATCAGGCAACCGACACCGCCATCAGCCGGGAGATACGTGCCCGGCTGGACAGTGCGATCCGCACCGGCGTCCCGCCGGACCCGCGGACCGCGGCGCTTGCCGCGCTGGCCCATGCGGTCGGACTCGGCAAGCATCTCTACCCCGGGAACGAGGGGCGCTCCGCGCGCTCCCGGCTCCGGGACCTGATCAGGCACGACCCGATGGGCGGTCTGGTGGCGCACGCCGTGATGGACGTGCAGAACGGCGTCACCGCTCAGCCGCGGCGCACCCCCGGAGGCGGCCGTCCCGCGGCCCGCCCACCGGCTGTCGCGCAGCCTGCCGGAGTTCCCGCGGGGTCCCGCCGCGCGGGGATGATCCGGACGGCCGCGGTGCGCTGAGCCCGCCCGGCGGTCGCCGCACGCGACGCCGAGTCCGTACGCACGCATCCGCGTACGGGCGAGGCGTGGCGTCGGCGGTGCGCCGGGCCGGGAACGGGAGCCGCAACGCAGGGCCCCGGCCCGTCGAGTGGTCTCGACGGGCCGGGGCCCTGCCCTGCGTTCCGGACGCGCCCGGCCCCGGCCGCTCCGGCGCCCGCCGCCCCGTGCCGGGCACATTGTGGGCCAAACCCTCGCCCGCTGCGGCGATTTCCCGACGATCGCAGCGGCGCACACTCCGTCGGTGGCAGGCTGCACCCAGTAATGAGATACGTCCGCACGCGGATTACGCACCCGGAGGTGCAACTCCCTTGGCGTCCAACGTCAACCCCACGGTCAGGCGGCGCCGCCTCGGCCAGGAGCTGCGCAGGCTGCGCGAGCAGAAGAACATGACCGCGGAACAGGTCGCCGACCGGCTGCTGGTCTCGCAGTCGAAGATCAGCCGGCTGGAGAACGGCCGCCGCAGCATCAGCCAGCGCGACGTCCGCGACCTGTGCGGGGTGTACGAGGTGGAAGACGAGCGGATCGTCAACTCCCTGATGCAGATGGCGAAGGAATCCCGCCAGCAGGGCTGGTGGAACGCCTTCGGGGACGTGCCGTACAGCGTCTACATCGGCTTCGAGACCGCCGCCGCCTCACTGCGCATCTATCAGTCGCTCGTCGTGCCGGGGCTGCTGCAGACCCGCGAGTACGCGGCGGCCGTCATCGCCGGCAGTTCGCCCGAGGTGAACGCCGCGGACGTCGAGAAGCGGGTGAACGTGCGGATGCGGCGGCAGGACCGGATAAAGGGGACGGAGCAGCCGCTGCGGCTCTGGGCGGTGTTCGACGAGGCCGCGCTCCAGCGCGTGGTGGGCAGCGTGCAGGTCATGCGCGAGCAGTTGG
The Streptomyces sp. CNQ-509 DNA segment above includes these coding regions:
- a CDS encoding GPP34 family phosphoprotein encodes the protein MGRSRRTLPEELLLLALDPATGTTAQPQSLDLGLAGAQLVELALAGRIAPDGDRIAVILPRPTGDPTLDTALELLRRRGSPVRAVNWIGGPRLGLRQTYLAHLERCGMVHAVESQMCGVLPTTRYQATDTAISREIRARLDSAIRTGVPPDPRTAALAALAHAVGLGKHLYPGNEGRSARSRLRDLIRHDPMGGLVAHAVMDVQNGVTAQPRRTPGGGRPAARPPAVAQPAGVPAGSRRAGMIRTAAVR
- a CDS encoding helix-turn-helix transcriptional regulator, translated to MASNVNPTVRRRRLGQELRRLREQKNMTAEQVADRLLVSQSKISRLENGRRSISQRDVRDLCGVYEVEDERIVNSLMQMAKESRQQGWWNAFGDVPYSVYIGFETAAASLRIYQSLVVPGLLQTREYAAAVIAGSSPEVNAADVEKRVNVRMRRQDRIKGTEQPLRLWAVFDEAALQRVVGSVQVMREQLEHLIEVSQLPHVTVQVLPFETGAHPGVTGQFAILEFPEESDSSVIYLEGVTSDLYLEKSDDVHNYSVMYEHLRAQALNPEQTRKFIADTAKKYAR